From the genome of Sporomusa sphaeroides DSM 2875:
GCACGAAAGCGGTGCTGCAAATCAACCATGCCGGGAGTGCCGCTTCTCAGGAAATCACCGGTAGTATACCGGTTGGGCCCTCTGCCGTAAAAAATCCCCGTAAGGGCGGCGTTCCTCATGAGCTTACCCGGCAAGAAATTGGTGAAATTGTTGCCGCCTTCGGTGCCGCTGCCTATCGCACAAAACAGGCCGGTTTTGACGGCGTGGAAATTCATTCCGCGCATGGCTATTTTTTGAATCAATTCTTATCACCGCTGACCAACCGGCGCACTGATGAATATGGTGGTGATTTGCCGGGAAGAATCCGGATCCATAAAGAGGTTATTGCTGCCGTACGGGCCGCTGTAGGGGAAGACTTCCCCGTTCTCCTGCGGCTGGGAGCTTCCGACTATGCAGAAGGGGGAACCACCGCCGACGACAGCCAGATTGCCGCCAAAGAATTTGAAAAAGCCGGAGTCAATATCATTGATATTTCCGGCGGTTTTTCCGGCTATACCATTCCGGGAAATAATGAACAGGGATATTTTGCCCCACTTAGTACGGCAGTTAAGGAAGCTGTTGCCATTCCGGTTATTCTTACCGGCGGCATTACTGACGTACAGGCCGCCGAACAACTTTTAGCTCAGGGAAAGGCCGATCTCCTCGGTATTGGCCGGGCGGTATTGCAGGACTCGCTGTGGGCGAAAAAAGCGGTGGAAAGTCAAGCGCAATCGGCTTTATAGGCAAGTGTAATTACCCCGCAAGACTGCTCCTTTAGCGTCCGCAAAAACAAATTCTGGGAAGATCAAATAATTTTGCCAGACCTGCTGCAGTCACCCCATAATAAATGACAGGCTTTCCTTGCTGCAGTTCCTGGTAAGTGTCATTGACCAGGACGCTGCCTGTGGCCAGGACAATATCCGCCCAACGGACATGTTCGACATTGCGGGCCGCATCTTCAATCTGTACGCCACAGCGAATTTGGCCGATATTATCCGGGTTAAGATCGGTTACGCGCATGTCAAAGCCGGCGCTCTTCAGAGCCTGGATAAGGCCGGGCTGCAGCCCAATAAACGCGATCTTGGGCTGGCCATACCGCAGCTGAATATAGGACGGCAGTTTCTGAGCGCAAAGCGCTGGTTCGCTATCTTTGCAGTGGACGGTTGCCTTTATTTGCTGCAAATTACGCAGGACAGCGTTCAACGTTGCGACAAATACCGCTCGGCGAAAATTGGTGTCCAGCGGCAACTGCAGCACTTCGCCGAACGTGCCTTCAAACCGCCCTGGCCGGTCGGTAAAGGCTTGGCCGGCGCTACCGCGAAAGCGGGCCTCCATCATGACTTCTTTTCCGGTGAGAAGGGGATAATCGTCCCGGTCCGGCTTTCCAATCGCTTCTGCGGGAGTGAGATCGTGTGCGGACACAATATGAACCTTTTCGTTCTCATTCCATTTGTAGGTTGCCGCTAGTTGGCGAAGTTTTGTTCTGGCTTCTTGGAGTAGTGTCATACCATCATCCTCCTTATCCTACGGGTCGTGTTGCTTTGGCATAGATAAAGGCGCATTCAGGGTGATGCAATGTTCTTCCCGATGCGCCTTGGCGCTTACTTAGTGACCGCCGTCCTATGCAAAGACCGGCGGCAAAGTTTCATTTGGTTAATTTTTTTCACAAGCGAATGGCCAGGATACAATGCCGCCCTCCATAACCTTAACATTGTCGAAGCCTGCGCTTTCCAAAATGCCTTCAGCCTCATAGCCGCGCAGGCTGATTTTGCAGAAGGCTACAATTTCATCGCTTTTGTTTAATTCGTCCAGGCGGCTGCGTAACTGCCCCAAGGGAATATATTGGATGTTTTTGCAGTCAGCCAGACGAATTTGACGGCATTCATCCGGGGTGCGCACATCGAGGAAAACAGTTTGTGCGGATGTCATTTTTTCTTTAGCCTCAAGGGAGGAAATGCCTTTTAATTTACCAGCTAGTTTATTCATGACCGCGTTGGCCGCTACGGCAATATTGTCGATAGGCGAGTTATACGGCGGGGCATACGATAAATCAATATCAAATAAGTCATTAATGGTACCGCCGAATGTCAGGACTGTGGCCGCAACATCCACCCGTTTAGCCACTTCGCCTTCCCCTACGGCCTGCAGGCCCAGTACTTTGCCGGTAGCGGCATCGGCAATCAATTTTACGGTAATTGGTTTGGCTCCCGGCATGTAATGCGGTTTGTCGTGGCCGGCTACCATGGCGGTGATATATTCATAGCCCAGTTGTTTGGCTTCTTGTTCTGTCAGGCCGGTTTTGCCAACGTTTAGGTTATGAATTTTGACGACAACAGTACTGAGAATACCCTTGAATTTTGCATGACCACCGCACAGATTCTCACCGATAATTCTTCCATGCTTATTGGCCGTCGATCCCATAGGGGCAAATACTTTCCGGCCTGATAGCAGATTTGTATTTTCCACGCAGTCGCCGCCGGCATAGATTGCCGGGTCGCTGGTGCGGAGTTCTTCATCTACGGCGATGGCGCCGGTTGAGCCTAGCAATAATCCGGCCGCCTTGGCAAGCTCTACATTGGGGCGGGCGCCCATGGCCAGGATGACCAGATCGGCAGGGAGAGTGTGCTTGTCGGTTTCCACTGCCTCTACGGCATTGCCGCCGGTGAAGCGTACCACTTTTTCTGCTGTCAACAGGGTAAGGCCTTTATCCTGCACATATTTGCTCACGATACCGGCTATTTCCGCATCCAGAAAGGCCGGAAACACCTGGTCTTTCATTTCTACGATTGTGATCGGAATGCTCCAGTTGGACAGGGCTTCGGCCATTTCCATGCCGACCAGTCCGGCTCCGATGATGACGGCATTTTTAAACCGTTTTTCTTCCAGCCCTTGCCGGATTGCTTTGGCGTCAGCCGGATGCCAGAGTTGATAGATATTGGCCAGGTCTACGCCCGGCAGCGGTGGTTTGATGGCTGACGCGCCGGTGGCAATGACCAGTTTGTCATAGATAAGTTGCTCTTCGGTGCCGGAAGCTAGATTTTTAATGGTTACCGTCTTGGATTGGCGGTCAATGGCTGTGGCTAGAGTCTGGGGTCGTACAACAATGTCTTTGACATTTTTAAAATAGCCGGGACTACGCAGGATGCCAACCGGTGTTTTCATTAAATCTTCAATGTCTTCCACATCACCGGCTATGTAATAGGGCATGCCGCAGGCACCATAAGAAATGAGGTCGCCTTTTTCGATGACGGTGATGTGTGCCGCCGGGTCGCACCGTCTGGCTTTAGCTGCGGCTTTCAGGCCAGCAGCCACTCCGCCGATTACCACAATGTTTTGCATAACAAAATCCTCCTCACTATGATTTTTTTAATTTTTCCAAGTCTTGTGCCAACTGGTCGGTGTAGGAAGTCTGGTTAGGACAAAGATTGCTTCGCCTCCCTCTTGTAGAAAATGAACTATATTTCACAATTGTGTTAAAAAATATATCACTGGATATGTTTTTTTGGTAATTTGGGGGATATTACCGTCTCGTCAGTTAAGAAGACAGGGTCCCCTATATTAATATAACCGCCTTTTAAGATGATGCCAAACCGGCCTTCTCTGCTAACTATATAAGGCCTACCCTGCTCTTTGTATTGTTCTTTAC
Proteins encoded in this window:
- a CDS encoding FAD-dependent oxidoreductase, producing MQNIVVIGGVAAGLKAAAKARRCDPAAHITVIEKGDLISYGACGMPYYIAGDVEDIEDLMKTPVGILRSPGYFKNVKDIVVRPQTLATAIDRQSKTVTIKNLASGTEEQLIYDKLVIATGASAIKPPLPGVDLANIYQLWHPADAKAIRQGLEEKRFKNAVIIGAGLVGMEMAEALSNWSIPITIVEMKDQVFPAFLDAEIAGIVSKYVQDKGLTLLTAEKVVRFTGGNAVEAVETDKHTLPADLVILAMGARPNVELAKAAGLLLGSTGAIAVDEELRTSDPAIYAGGDCVENTNLLSGRKVFAPMGSTANKHGRIIGENLCGGHAKFKGILSTVVVKIHNLNVGKTGLTEQEAKQLGYEYITAMVAGHDKPHYMPGAKPITVKLIADAATGKVLGLQAVGEGEVAKRVDVAATVLTFGGTINDLFDIDLSYAPPYNSPIDNIAVAANAVMNKLAGKLKGISSLEAKEKMTSAQTVFLDVRTPDECRQIRLADCKNIQYIPLGQLRSRLDELNKSDEIVAFCKISLRGYEAEGILESAGFDNVKVMEGGIVSWPFACEKN
- a CDS encoding NADH:flavin oxidoreductase gives rise to the protein MPYLLKPLQAGSLLLNNRLVMPPMATAKAEPDGKVSSAVLDYYREKSAGGYFSLIIVEHSFIQQAGKASENQLSVADDSVIDGLKRLAAVIQANGTKAVLQINHAGSAASQEITGSIPVGPSAVKNPRKGGVPHELTRQEIGEIVAAFGAAAYRTKQAGFDGVEIHSAHGYFLNQFLSPLTNRRTDEYGGDLPGRIRIHKEVIAAVRAAVGEDFPVLLRLGASDYAEGGTTADDSQIAAKEFEKAGVNIIDISGGFSGYTIPGNNEQGYFAPLSTAVKEAVAIPVILTGGITDVQAAEQLLAQGKADLLGIGRAVLQDSLWAKKAVESQAQSAL
- a CDS encoding Rossmann-like domain-containing protein, encoding MTLLQEARTKLRQLAATYKWNENEKVHIVSAHDLTPAEAIGKPDRDDYPLLTGKEVMMEARFRGSAGQAFTDRPGRFEGTFGEVLQLPLDTNFRRAVFVATLNAVLRNLQQIKATVHCKDSEPALCAQKLPSYIQLRYGQPKIAFIGLQPGLIQALKSAGFDMRVTDLNPDNIGQIRCGVQIEDAARNVEHVRWADIVLATGSVLVNDTYQELQQGKPVIYYGVTAAGLAKLFDLPRICFCGR